A genome region from Salvelinus alpinus chromosome 26, SLU_Salpinus.1, whole genome shotgun sequence includes the following:
- the LOC139555270 gene encoding serine/threonine-protein kinase Sgk1-like has product MAVTEAPCDLSYCKMRGIVSVLTAFIKERKMGLNDLISKLVSNPHTCHHSEVDFLKIDENQNEELDDDDDELLNPMCLTFPRSSLAEELAIKPSDFDYLKIIGKGSFGKVLLARHRDSNEYYAVKVLQKKIILKKKEQKHIMAERSVLMKNIKHPFLVGLHYSFQTTDKLYFVLDYVNGGELFYHLQRERVFLEPRARFYAAEIASALGYLHSLHIVYRDLKPENILLASTGHIVLTDFGLCKEGLAPTGTTTTFCGTPEYLAPEVLQKQAYDRTVDWWCLGSVLYEMLYGLPPFYSRNTAEMYNNILNKPLILKPNVSNSGRELLEGLLQKDRTKRLGVKDDFMELKCHTFFSPINWDDLMARKITPPYIPSVSGPTDLRHFDPEFTHLPVTSSLCNTDGLLVTSSIKEAAGAFPGFSYGPTDGFM; this is encoded by the exons atgGCTGTTACCGAGGCTCCATGCGACTTGTCTTATTGCAAGATGAGGGGAATTGTGTCAGTTCTCACTG CTTTTATCAAGGAGAGGAAAATGGGTCTGAATGACTTAATCTCGAAGCTGGTGTCAAACCCACATACCTGTCATCA CTCTGAAGTTGACTTCCTCAAGATCGATGAGAACCAGAATGAAGAgctggatgatgatgatgatgaacttCTGAATCCG ATGTGCCTGACGTTCCCCAGAAGCTCTCTAGCTGAGGAGTTGGCGATCAAACCAAGTGATTTTGACTACCTGAAAATCATTGGCAAAGGGAGCTTTGGGAAAGTCCTGCTGGCTCGTCACCGGGACAGCAACGAGTATTACGCCGTCAAGGTTCTACAGAAGAAAATCATCTTGAAGAAGAAAGAG CAAAAGCATATCATGGCGGAGCGAAGTGtcctgatgaagaatatcaaacaTCCTTTCCTGGTGGGGCTGCACTATTCCTTCCAGACTACTGACAAACTCTACTTTGTCCTCGACTACGTGAATGGAGGAGAGTTGTTCTAccatctacagagagagagggtgttcctAGAACCCAGAGCCAGGTTCTACGCTGCAGAGATCGCCAGTGCTCTGGGATACCTCCACTCCTTGCATATTGTTTACAG AGATCTGAAGCCTGAGAATATCCTGCTAGCCTCTACGGGACACATTGTCCTGACAGACTTTGGCCTCTGCAAAGAGGGCCTGGCACCCACTGGAACCACCACCACCTTCTGTGGAACGCCAGAGTACCTGGCCCCCGAGGTGCTGCAGAAGCAGGCGTACGACCGCACAGTGGACTGGTGGTGCCTGGGATCGGTGCTGTACGAGATGCTCTACGGACTG CCACCCTTCTACAGTCGTAACACAGCTGAGATGTACAACAATATCCTGAACAAGCCTCTGATACTGAAGCCCAACGTGTCCAACTCAGGCAGGGAACTGTTGGAGGGGCTCCTGCAAAAGGACCGCACCAAGAGGCTGGGAGTGAAAGATGATTTT ATGGAGCTGAAGTGCCACACCTTCTTCTCACCCATCAACTGGGATGACCTGATGGCCAGGAAGATCACACCACCCTACATTCCCTCTGTG AGCGGGCCCACGGATCTCAGGCACTTTGACCCAGAGTTCACCCACCTCCCTGTGACCTCGTCGCTGTGCAACACGGACGGCCTGCTGGTGACCAGTAGCATCAAGGAGGCAGCTGGAGCCTTCCCAGGCTTCTCCTATGGACCCACTGATGGCTTCATGTGA